One Marmota flaviventris isolate mMarFla1 chromosome 17, mMarFla1.hap1, whole genome shotgun sequence genomic window, GAGTCGTCTCGGGGGCGGCCCGGGTCGGAGGCGGACCTTCTAGCTCTAGCGGAACAGCAGGCCGCGATTTTCTGCGGTGGGTCTGGTGGAACGCCCTCTAAGCCACCCTCAGGCCTGAGGGTGTCTGGGGAGGAAGAGGCCAAGAACGTTGGGGGCGCGAGCTGCCAACCCAGGTCGTCCCTGAAGACTTCGAGCATCAGCATAGTCCGCCGGCTGGAACCGGAGGCTTGGAAAAACGAGCCCGGCCCCCGAGCGACGCGGTCTGGGAGCCGGAGCCGCCGCGGGGAGCCAGGTCCCGAGTACGACCCGAACCTGTCCTCCCGACACAAGGATCCTAAGCCGTCCGAGGACAAGCCTGCATCCGAGAGGATCGACCGTCGAGGGAGCCCGGGAGGCGTCGAAATGAATGTGGAACAGCCGcagcaggaagaggaagacaTTGACGAGGAGGCGGCAGCGGCCGGCAGGGCTAGCCGCTCGTTCTCCAGTCGCCTTCAGGACAGCCGCAGTCTGGACGGGCTCAGTGGGGCGTGCGGAGGCGCGGGGTCCGCAGGGGGTGCGGAgtccggcgcgggcggcggacgCCGTGCCACTATTTCCAGTCCCCTGGAGCTCGAGGGCACTGTGAGCCGCCACGGAGACCTCACTCACTTCGTCGCCAACAACCTGCAACTCAAGATCCGTCTGAGCGGCGTCGCTCCGCCCCTTCCCCCTGCTCCAGTGCGTCCCTGCCTAGCACCGGCACCCACTCCTACCATCCCGCCCATCGACCCTGACGTGCTGCGGGATCTGGAACGGCTGAGTCGCGATCTGGGCAGCCGGGTGGACCGCCTGCTTCGCGGGCTGGGTGGTGCGGTGCAGGAGCTGACAGCGCTAAGCGTGGGCTGCATTCAGACCTACCGCGATGCGGTGGACTCCTTAGGCGAAGCCGTGGACATGAGTATTAAGGGCATGTATACCCTGCTGGCGCGTTGCGAGGAGCTGGAGAGGGCTCTGCAGCCGGTTCAGGGGCTGGCGCGCCAAGTCCGAGACATCCGACGCACTCTGGAGGTGTTGGAGGCCCTGTGCAAGTGACCTGGAGAGATGAAGAGGCGGGGCCTAGCCCTGGCAGGGCCCAGCTGGATCCTAAGGACTCTTCCAGGAGCCTTGGTGGGAACTGCCCGCTGTGGGAAGATCTGGGTGTTGGAGGTTCTTCCAAATGCGTTTAGCTGGCCCGTGCCCTCTCGAAGGGTCTTAGGGAGGTGTATATGGGGGAAGTTCTCCTGGTGGGATGGGATGTTGCCTTGCTTCTATTCAGTTGGCCATCTGTAGCTACCCTGTTCTTTCCAACTCTCCTCCCTAGCTAGAACACCAAGCCTGGGAACCCAGAGTCTTAGTCTCGGTTTGAGAGTGGGAACATGATTCCCATACAAGATCACAAAAAGGGAACAGAGGAGACCCAGCCCCATTGTGGCCATTCTGACTCTGGTGGCCACATCTCAGGTTTCAGGGGCTTTGGGAGCTTGAGTGGCCCCTGGCCACACACCATGCAGGCAAGAATGGATACCTGCAGATGTTTAACCAGCTGCTTCTGCCCTTTGGTTCCCTACAAAACCACTTCCCCAGCCAGAACTGGGGTGGTGTGAAGAGGAATACATTGCATGGTGGAGGGTGAAGTGGGAGGTGTCTCACTGCTCTCAGGGTTCAGGTTCAATTGTTGCTGGTATTGAAGTCCACCTGTTGTGGAATGTTCTGATCCGTTTTGGCTTTCTGAGTTTTTGTGGAATTAAAGTGCTGCTGCTGCTAAGGCTGAGGCTGCATCTCTGTGGGGTGGCAGGATTCCATTATCCAAAGGAATGGGAATATGAGGGTCTTGTTCATGGAGCTACCCTTGGAGTGGGTGCTGAGAGTGGGGTGTGGGTCCCAGATTGGATGGG contains:
- the Borcs6 gene encoding BLOC-1-related complex subunit 6 produces the protein MESSRGRPGSEADLLALAEQQAAIFCGGSGGTPSKPPSGLRVSGEEEAKNVGGASCQPRSSLKTSSISIVRRLEPEAWKNEPGPRATRSGSRSRRGEPGPEYDPNLSSRHKDPKPSEDKPASERIDRRGSPGGVEMNVEQPQQEEEDIDEEAAAAGRASRSFSSRLQDSRSLDGLSGACGGAGSAGGAESGAGGGRRATISSPLELEGTVSRHGDLTHFVANNLQLKIRLSGVAPPLPPAPVRPCLAPAPTPTIPPIDPDVLRDLERLSRDLGSRVDRLLRGLGGAVQELTALSVGCIQTYRDAVDSLGEAVDMSIKGMYTLLARCEELERALQPVQGLARQVRDIRRTLEVLEALCK